The genomic segment CTTCTGAAATAATCGCCTACTGAATAACTCTCATATTCCTGCTGAGTGCATTCAAACCAATATTTCACTTCTTTGCCGTTTTTGTTTCCTAACAAACACAACCTATAAGAATCATCGTAACTATACGCATATACTCCATTCTTGTCCCCATTGATAGAGCTATGCCCAGAAGAAAAATCTTTGTCTATCACGATGCCTTCCGAAATTCGGTTGCTTTCATTATGAAGCGCCCATGCAAAGACAGCCGCTATAACGCAAACCGTAACAAGAATAAAAATCGTGATAAATACTCTATTCCATTCAATTTTCATTTTTCTCCTCCCGGCCTTATCGCCTGTATCAATTACTCTGTCTTGTTCGCGGTGCTATCGCAATAGACTTTTTCTTTGTCTGACCTCTGCCCCGCATTTTCTTTTTATCGCATTTTTCCGGCGGGCAGTCTCTTGGTCTCCCCGTGTCATAGCAGTAAAGGCAGGCCTTGAGAGGAGATACTTCATTGCCTAGGCTTCTATAATATTTGCAACCCTTACATGGATTCATTTTCTCGCCGTCCATCGCTATACCGGCTTTTCTTCAATCATCGAAGCCAATGACACGCCTAGCGCCTTTGATATGCCTATCATTTCATAAAGCCGTAGAGTTTCCGGGCGCTTCCTTCTAACGTAATATGTGCTAATGCTCATGCGTCCGGCTATCGCGAGTTCTTGATCGTCTTTATCATTTAAGCTCCTATATTTCTCCATGTTTGCTATGAACATTTTCCCGGGCGTTGGTGTTTTGGGAAATGTTATCTTTACTTTCGGCATATCATCCCGCCCTCTCTCTTAAAAACTTGTTGACGAAAAATTGCTGGCCTTTCCCTGTTACTTTCGTTGTCCTTGTTATCCGAATGCTTCCGTCCCCATTTGTAATTGTCGTTTCCTTTACCTCGAATAAACCCGCTTCCATAGAGCGTTGTGTCGGCATGTTCCGAGCTTCGCCCTTTCGCATTAAGTAGCCGTTCTGGCGTAACCACTCGAATAGCCGCCGCGATCCGATATTTACACCGTTCTGTTTGAGCAGCTTTGCTAAATCGCCAACCAGAATTGATGTTTGAGACGCCGATACGGCATCAGCAAAGAGCACTTTTGGCGCATCTGCCTTGATTTTCTGGTTTAGCTGGCGAATATGCTGTAGCTGCGTTTTAAACAGGGCTTTTGTCTCTTCTGTAGCGTATGGCATATATGTTTCAAGGAAGGTATCTTCGCTCGCCACATAGCCGCCAGTTTTGCGAATGGTGGGCAAAATTTCAGCCGTTACCCACCGTTTAAACTGCTTTGCCCTTGGCATCTTGCTCAAAAGCACAAGGCTATACAGGCCACTCTCATTGATAAGCCAGCCTCCACGCTGCCCCAAACTCGATAACGATTCGTTATTGAGTTTATCTTCATCCCCTACATGATCCATCAACGCTTTGCTCGGGTTGGCATATCCCAATATTGCCGCGACATCCTTTCCCGCAAAATACGGTTGGCCGTCTATCGTCATGGCGCGCACCCGCCCGAACTCTTTATTATCGAAAATCTGCAATTCCTGCATTTTATTTCCCCCTTTTGATACCGCTTCCAAATTCCCGCTTGCCGAGGGCGATTTCAGCTCTTTCAATCTCTATTATTGTTCTGGCGATTTCGCACATGGCGTGCGCATTTTGCTCTTTCGTTCCGTAATCATCTATCTCTCCCAGCTTCTCTAGCTGCTTCATTAAAATTTCTTTCACTCTATTCATCGATCCACCTCCCTGTTTTTCAGCATCTCCAACAAGGCTTCACTAAAATCCAGCACGTCGCGCACGCGCAAGCTTTTGCTTTCTTCACAAATTCTAGTGTGTAGTTCGAGTAGATTGTCGAAAATCTTCTCTCTCCGCTGTCTTGCTAGATCGGTTATGACCATTTTTTCATCTTCTCTCATTTTTCCCTCTCCCCGCCGCCCCTCACGGTCGGCCTTTTATTCCTCTGTTCTTTTCCCACCATTAAACCGCGATTTGTTCCATTTATTAGCATTTAGTGCTATGATTGCAAAAAGGTGGTGTCGGAATGGAATATTTCAAGAAAAAATACCGCGATATTGCTATGCGCGCCATACGTGATTTTGACGACATATTCTTAACAATGAAGCCGAAAGACCTTTATGCTCATGGCCTTCCACATAACATTAATGCGACTCACTTGGTGGACACCTTGCGTTCTATGGGCTTAATCACTTACAAATGGAGCGCTCAAGATGGCATCTATTCAATAGATTTGACAGACATGGGAAGATGTTATTTTGAGTGTCAGCATGATCTAGCCCGCAAAGAAAAGATTGAATGGATACGCTATGCCATCACGACGGCCATCGCTTTAGCAGCATTTATCAAATCATTCTTCTTTTAGCTATTTAATAATTGAAGCAATGAGTGCCGCTATCATAATGCCCCATGTTATGTACCACGCCCAATTTGGCACGCCACCCCTATTATTCATCATTTCATCCTTTCCGCCGCCCCTCATAGGCGGCGATGCTCTAAAAACTAGAAAGAAGATTGACCTAGTTATCAAAAAATATTCTGCTAAAAAAATATCCAACGATGAATGTGGAGATTGATACAATAGCTACAGTCATTTTTACTCCCTCCTACCTCTCTACATTGAGAGGTCTTTTATTGCGCTTTTCGCGCCTTTGTGTTATCCTTTGCCTAGAACAACTCTTCCACGGTGCTGTTCAGAACTTTGGCTATCAGCATAGCGGTATCAGCTTTTGGCATTCTTTCGCCGCTTTCATAACGCTGGTAGCTCATTGTTGTTATCTTGGCTTGCTTTGCAACTTCCACTTGCGTCAAGCCTGTTTTTTGTCGTTGTGCTTTGAGTTTTGTATTGCTCACTGCCCTCCCTCTCTTTCTATTTGCACTACCATTTGGTAATGTATACCTGTATTGTACACTACCATTTGGTTGTTTGCAAGTATTTTTAGGTGAAAACTATGTTTTTTTCTGAACGTCTTTTGGAATTGCGCAAAAGCAGAAATCTCACACAAAAAGATGTTTATTCTGCTGTCGGTTTATCTGCGCTTGGTTATCAACGCTATGAATACGGTCAAAGAGAGCCAGCTTTTCAAAAACTCATCGCCCTCGCTGATTTTTTCGATGTCTCCCTCGATTACCTCGTCGGCCGCTCTGACGACCCTGCTCGGCACTAACTTCATTGCCTCCCTCACAGGAGGCTTTTTGCTTGTCCCTTTTTCCTGTTCTTTGCCTACCATTAAACCGTGCTGTATTCCATTTTTTTACAGAATCCTTCATAATGGCATCATAAAGGAGAATTTTTGCCATGAAGAAATACATTTCTTTTGCCGCTATTGTGATCGCGCTATTTATTGTGTTGACATTGCAGAGCCTTTTCTTTGAGGCGCTGTTTCCTGTGTCTTTCTCGCCTTCACCATCGCCCTCGCCGTCAGTTTCTTCGGCACCATCGCCCAGCGTGAAGCCAACGCCTTCTCTCGTTTCTTCCCCTTCACCGTCGCCCAGTGAAGAGCCGACACCCTTGCCCGATGATACGCCTGTGCCTTCTCCCACGCGCAAGGCTTCTTCAACACGCAGACCTGCGGCTATTTCTACCCCGACACCGACTTCTACTCCAACTCCTACACCGAATCCGACGCCCACGCCGGAACCAGCTGATAAACCCGCGCCCAGGACAGTATGGATCGGGGAAACTGGAAATAAATATCATCGTGAAACTTGTTCCACCTTAAAAGGAAATGGCCGTAGCATTTCTTACGAAGACGCGATCGCACAAGGCCGCGACGCTTGCAAAAGGTGCAAACCATAATCTCCGAATAGCCTTACCTGCCGCCCCTCTCGGGCGGCCTTTTTATTGCGTCTGATAAAACATATCCCACTTGAAGTCTAGAACTTCTGCAATTTTCTTTGCCGTCTGGACAGGCAGCTTGCTTCCTCTGTTGCCCAACTCAATGGCAGAATAGAAACTTTGCGAAATTCCAGCTTTTGCTGCCACTTCTTCTTGTGATAAAGCACTTTTTTCTCTTAGTTCTATCAACCACTCTCTCATTTACGCTTCTCCTTTCTGTTTTATTACTGTTAGTGCTATTTTAGTTCTGTTAAGACTATTTGTCAATACTTTTAGTGCTAAATTTTATGTTTTTCTTTATTTCTTACTACTTTTAGTGGTATAAATAAAGAAAAAGGAATATATTCAATGCTGAACTTGAAACAATTAAGATTAGATCGAAAGCTTACACAAGCAGCCTTAGCCAACGCCC from the Christensenellaceae bacterium 44-20 genome contains:
- a CDS encoding helix-turn-helix transcriptional regulator produces the protein MREWLIELREKSALSQEEVAAKAGISQSFYSAIELGNRGSKLPVQTAKKIAEVLDFKWDMFYQTQ
- a CDS encoding helix-turn-helix transcriptional regulator codes for the protein MSNTKLKAQRQKTGLTQVEVAKQAKITTMSYQRYESGERMPKADTAMLIAKVLNSTVEELF
- a CDS encoding helix-turn-helix transcriptional regulator; translation: MFFSERLLELRKSRNLTQKDVYSAVGLSALGYQRYEYGQREPAFQKLIALADFFDVSLDYLVGRSDDPARH
- a CDS encoding phage antirepressor KilAC domain-containing protein: MQELQIFDNKEFGRVRAMTIDGQPYFAGKDVAAILGYANPSKALMDHVGDEDKLNNESLSSLGQRGGWLINESGLYSLVLLSKMPRAKQFKRWVTAEILPTIRKTGGYVASEDTFLETYMPYATEETKALFKTQLQHIRQLNQKIKADAPKVLFADAVSASQTSILVGDLAKLLKQNGVNIGSRRLFEWLRQNGYLMRKGEARNMPTQRSMEAGLFEVKETTITNGDGSIRITRTTKVTGKGQQFFVNKFLRERAG